The segment GACAATCCGGTGCGGCTGCCAGAACCCGGTCATCGCCCGCCCTGCCCCAGATCGGGCTGGCCGCGCCGCGACCAGCGTTCCAGCCGCCCGAAGATCAGGCCCGACCCCAGCGACAGCGTCAGATACAGCGCCCCGGCCGCCATGAAGAAGGTGAAATACGCCTTGGTCGCCCCCGCCGCCTGCCGGGTTTCCTGGGTCAGCTCGCCAAATCCGACCACGGCCAGCAGCGCGGTATCCTTGGTGGCGACCAGCCACAGGTTGGCAAGGCCGGGCAGCGCGAAGGACAGCATCGCAGGCAGCGTGATCCGCCGCGCCAGCAGGAAGGGCGGCATCCCCATCGCGCGCGCGGCCTCCACCTGCCCCGCGGGCACCGCCAATATCGCGCCGCGCAGCACCTCGGTCGCATAGGCGCCCTGCACCACGCCCAGCAC is part of the Paracoccaceae bacterium Fryx2 genome and harbors:
- a CDS encoding ABC transporter permease subunit (The N-terminal region of this protein, as described by TIGR01726, is a three transmembrane segment that identifies a subfamily of ABC transporter permease subunits, which specificities that include histidine, arginine, glutamine, glutamate, L-cystine (sic), the opines (in Agrobacterium) octopine and nopaline, etc.), which encodes MLAALGAVAAASTLDLLAYSPPGWGANLLRGLWNSVLIASGAFGLGLLIGTFGAYGKLYGGPVLRDLLAIYTTVVRAVPELVLILILYYAGTDAVNQILLALGYPRVQLSGLVAGIAVLGVVQGAYATEVLRGAILAVPAGQVEAARAMGMPPFLLARRITLPAMLSFALPGLANLWLVATKDTALLAVVGFGELTQETRQAAGATKAYFTFFMAAGALYLTLSLGSGLIFGRLERWSRRGQPDLGQGGR